Below is a window of Diaminobutyricibacter sp. McL0608 DNA.
GATTCTGGCGAGCGCCGAGGTACCGCTCGCCGGAAGCCGCGGCGATGAGGCGACTCGGAAGGTGCTCGACCTGGTCGACCGTCTCGTCGCGCTCGCGACGGCTCCGGTCCTTGGAATCGGTATCGGGTCTCCTGGCATCGTCGACCCGAGCGGTGTCGTGATCGCCGCGCCCAACCTGGGCTGGTCCGAGCTCGAACTTCAGCGCATCGTCGGGGAGCGCACGTCGCTCCCGGTCCACGTCGCCAACGATGCCAACGTCGCTGTCCTGGCCGAGCACGGCTTCGGTAACGCCGACGGCGACATGATGCTGGTCAAAGTGGGTCATGGTGTCGGATCGGGGCTGCTCGTCGCGGGTGCGCTCGTGTTCGGCAGCCGCTTCGCCGCGGGCGAGATCGGCCAGGTCATGGTCGGGACCGACGACGGAGCGGAAGCCCCCTATGACCGGGAGAAGTGCCTGGAAGCGTGGCTCGCCGTTCCCCGTCTCGAGTCGCGGGTCGCTGCGGCGGCGATCGCTGGGGAGCCCGTTGCACCCGTGCTTCGGGAGGCGGGACAGCGGCTGGGGGTCGCACTCGCACCCATCATCGGCGCTCTGAACCTCTCCGAGGTCGTTCTCAGTGGGCCGACCGAACTCCTCGACGGACCTCTGATCGAGGCGGTCGGGGAGACGATCAGAAATCGGACGATGGCAGGCTTTCACTCGGATGCGACGCTCCGGATGACGGATCTCGGCCGGGACATCGTCGTGCGCGGGTCGGCGGTCATGGTCCTCTCAGGGCAGCTTGGAGTCTCCTGATGACTTTGCTCCTCGGCTCCCCGGAATCTCGCACCCGACCTGACCGGTTCGCTCCGAGCGACGGCCGTGGTCCCGAACTCGCCCGATCGTTCGCGTACACTCCCGAAGCCGGCCGTATGTTCTCCGCCTTCCGGGGCCGCAGCACGATCGTCCGTCTCGACACGGTCGACAACGACGTGCTGGGGGTGGCGCGCTGGGTGCCGTTCGCCGAGGTGTGGGGCCGGCCCGGTTCGTCGGCGACCCCGCAGTGGCACGACAACCCTGTCATCCAGGTGGGCGAGGACGACGACCCGCGACTGGTGCTCGCCACCGGCACGCCCGTGGTGCTCTTCGGCGTAGACAACCATCGCCACGCGTACGCGCGCGCAGTGATCGATCATGTGCGATCGAACTGCCGAACGGTCCTGGTCGTCGACATGGGCGTGGCACTCCAGGATCTCGTCTACGCGGATGTCGCCACCTTCGGGCACGACCCGGCTCGGGGAGCCGCGCTCGTCGATCTGCTGACGAGCGATCTTCTCGCGGCGTGAACCCGCGTCAGAGCGCGGCTGCCGGGTTCGGGCTCACCGCACTCACAACGCCCATGAGATGCCGAGCGCGCTGTGCAGCGCGTGCTGCGCGGCACCCCGGAACGGTTGGGCGGCTGTGGTCTTCGCGTAGCGGAAGCTGAGAGGCATTGCGGCGCGCACGGTGTGGCGGGCGGCCTCCGCGCGGACGTGACTGATGAATTCGTCGCCCAGGCGGGGGGATGCGCCGCCCAGCACCACGTTGGGGACGTCGAGAGCGGCGCCGACGAGGAGCAGCGCGCGCGCCAGCACCCTGGCGCCGAACGCGATTCGCTCGCGTGATTCCGGCTGCTCGGCGAGGGCGCCCAGATCGACCGATTCCAGGTCGGCGCCGTGGGACAGGCCGAGCAGCGATGTCACGGAGACCACCTCTTCGAGGCAGCCGCGGTTTCCGCAGGCGCAGGCCGGCGCATCCGGACCGAAGAGCACGGGGACGTGTCCGATCTCGCCCGCCCGGTGTGCGGCACCGCGCAGAAGGGTGCCGTCGACGATGAACGCGGCGCCTACGCCGGTGCTCAGTGAGACGAACATCTGGTTGGCGCCGAACTGGTCGGAATTCGAGTAGTCGGCCAGCGCCTCGGCATCGGCGTCGTTGATGAGATACACCGGTGCATCGACGATTCCGGCGAGCGCATCGCCGAGATTGACATCCGTCCACTTCAACTGCACGCTCTCGCGGATCAGCGGCCCGTCGGCGATCCCGGGGACCTGCACGCCGATCGCGACCACACGGGCGCGCGTCGACGCGACGAGTTTTCGGACGACGGCCTGGACATCCGAGATCTCGCCGGCGGTATGCGGGCGCTGCGAGACGGTGGACACGTCCTCGCCGAGGAGATTGACGACCGCACCGCGAACCAGTCCCGGCTGGACGATGACAGAGAGGAGGACATGCCGGACAGCGTCGATCTGGAGCGTCGTCGCCCGTTTGCCGCCGGTGCTCTCCGCTCGCTGTCCTTCGATGACGAGGCCCTCGGAGATCAGGCCGTTGAGCAGGGATGACACGGTGGCCGACGTCAGTCCGGTGCGACGTGCGATGCTCGCCCGGGTCGCCGAGCCGTTGCCGGACAACACGAGCTGCAGCGCACTCGTGAGATTGCGCTCACGAACGGCGGCCTGTGTCGCCTTGCCGTGATCCTCTGCCACTGTCCGCTCCTCGATGCGGGTCGATCGCCCCGCTCTCGACCCTAGCGAATGCCGATTCGATTGTCGGTCGGTCGCACGGGACACGCGGCTACGGTCCC
It encodes the following:
- a CDS encoding ROK family transcriptional regulator, coding for MAPGRALRPKTKVLPEHARTHNRSLVLQTLYRSGQVSRADIARETGLTRVTISDLVAGLIADGLVVELGQRDDARPGKPAVLLDMNRAATQIIGVDLSEHAVFRGAVLDIDGVILASAEVPLAGSRGDEATRKVLDLVDRLVALATAPVLGIGIGSPGIVDPSGVVIAAPNLGWSELELQRIVGERTSLPVHVANDANVAVLAEHGFGNADGDMMLVKVGHGVGSGLLVAGALVFGSRFAAGEIGQVMVGTDDGAEAPYDREKCLEAWLAVPRLESRVAAAAIAGEPVAPVLREAGQRLGVALAPIIGALNLSEVVLSGPTELLDGPLIEAVGETIRNRTMAGFHSDATLRMTDLGRDIVVRGSAVMVLSGQLGVS
- a CDS encoding ROK family transcriptional regulator, whose protein sequence is MAEDHGKATQAAVRERNLTSALQLVLSGNGSATRASIARRTGLTSATVSSLLNGLISEGLVIEGQRAESTGGKRATTLQIDAVRHVLLSVIVQPGLVRGAVVNLLGEDVSTVSQRPHTAGEISDVQAVVRKLVASTRARVVAIGVQVPGIADGPLIRESVQLKWTDVNLGDALAGIVDAPVYLINDADAEALADYSNSDQFGANQMFVSLSTGVGAAFIVDGTLLRGAAHRAGEIGHVPVLFGPDAPACACGNRGCLEEVVSVTSLLGLSHGADLESVDLGALAEQPESRERIAFGARVLARALLLVGAALDVPNVVLGGASPRLGDEFISHVRAEAARHTVRAAMPLSFRYAKTTAAQPFRGAAQHALHSALGISWAL